A window of Dysidea avara chromosome 1, odDysAvar1.4, whole genome shotgun sequence genomic DNA:
AGTCTCAACAACTTCTTCTAAACTAACTCCATAACACTTGGCTATGGTATCTGCTACTAGTACTAAGGTGCACGGTTCATTGTTACGTCCCTGTTTGATGTCAGTGAAATCCATTCCTTGGAAACCTTCCTTAGGAATATTAGGCATCATGAAAGGACAATCAGTCTCAATCACTAGCCGATCCAGAGGGATTACTTTATCCTTTAAGATTGATCGTAATTCTGCACCTTTGTCAGGCTTACTGACAAAACCTGTTATCCCAATATAGAAGCCACGCTGAATATAGAAATCAGCTTCTTTACGTGTCCCAGTGAAGCAGTGAATAAGGGTGGGTGGCAAGGAGGCCTTATGACTGAGTAGCTTATCTGTTAGATCGCTGTGGGAATCTCTGTCATGAACAAATAACGGCTTCTTTGTTTGACACGCAATTACTATCTGTGTAAAGATAAAAGTGACCAAACAATAAAAGCGATCATTAAAAAATAACAACAGGAGAATACAGAATAGGGGAATTTGTGATTTCGGCATACTAGAGATTATACGGAAAAAGAATACAACTACAGACTAAAACTGTACGTATATAAACCATTAGGTCATCGGATAAAAACATGAATAGTGGTCTAAGCAGGTAATCTTATGCATTAACATATGTTTAGGGTTGGTTGATAGTGTAATTTAAAGTGTTCTAGCAGGAGAAAACTGGTAAAGAAGGTGAGTTTGCTCATGCATAAGCCTAAATCAGCAGAGTTCAATCTGAACAATAAACACATTCATTAAATGTATTTTGCTCACCTGGTCTTCAAAAGCTTCCAACTGTTTGTTGGTGCTGGATAACATCCTAAAGTAATCCAGTCCACACTCCCCAACAGCTACCACTTGGGGATGATCCAACAGTGACCTCAACAAGACACCACTCTCAGGAGTCCATTGCTGTAATGTAATAAgcagagttggggtcgttattctaaaaatgtaactagttacatattactcattatTTGTACATGATGTAGTgtgctacagttacatattacttactgaaaaaagtaacgagttacatattactcgctactctgagggctgtaactagtaataatattacatattacatttgttcgttacaaactataaagtacgtccaaccttctaaatacaagctaccagcctagaactacaagtgacacgagTGAGACATGTGTTTCTgtggtgtagttcagccacaaatacatactttgttgttgtatcttggcctcaagggcacccccatacactatcattctttgtccatgcctataacgctatctccagtcttgtctggacccaaaaAAACAATCAATCATGTACCTGGATACAATGCTCCTTAAAAGGAAGTAATATGCCTTACATTCGCTACAATTTCCAGATGTAATATCTGATACATATTATTCACTACTTTGTCATGCAACGCGTTATAATATtcgttactgtaaaagtaatattattacgttacactgtaacgcattacccccaactctggtaATAAGGTACTTAGTGTATCATAGTAGAGTGCCACTTATAATGTTACAAGCGAAGATTTCATGCACAGTATCTAGTGGTATACACATACTAGCTATAGCAATGCTTTATGCACACTTCTTTTAAGCATATTATATATAGTAAGCTTAGGACATACACCTGTAAAATCAGTACAGTATACTGTAAAAGGTACAGCTGGCCATGCAACATTAAGGTGGCATTGAATCAACTAAATTTGGTTACCCCCCATATGGTTAATAGGGTGGCCAAAACTATACAATTTTTGCTTTAAAAGCTTTTGTGATAATCTGTGATGAGCATGCCAAATCACACACAAATGCTTCACACTCATCTAACTCTGAATTTTCAAGTCaatttttttcaataatttAGTCAATGTacaacctagcgctaagccaCTTCAGTACCATCCATTTTTCATCTTGTAGTTAACAATTCTATGCTTTTCTTTTTAACAGCATGAGAAAAGGCAAAAACACACCCATGCATGTGGACTTCATGATTAATAACCCCATCAAGGATGAATTGTGAAAATTCAAAGTATACTATTGTAGAGTAATGTTTAACCAATGCTTCTACCAAATTTTTAAGTTATTTAGCTATAAAGGAGACCGTATGGCACATAATCAGGGTACACTCCATATATCAATAATCACACAATGGTAGCTGGTGCTGTTTGCCAGTGATTTGTAACGAGCTAATGTATTTAAAGTGTGAAGAACAATAGTTATATGAACAACAGTAGCTCGGCAATCCAATAGAGCTTGTTTTGTTAGTACACTAAGACACTTCAATACGGTCTATGGGTTTGTGTATATGTTCGTGCATAACCACAAACATGTTGTCCAGTCAACTTTGCACGGCCGCACTTAATCAATTCAGCACCACCTTAACTTTCTCCactcttttcaaacatactttctgtagcaactttaaaccggctgtaggaccaggtgtcctacagaccttcagcacttgtgttgtcaAGTCTTAATAAAAATTGACAATTTGTGATTCCGTAGTCTCGTAGTCTCATTTCAGTGTATCAACTATGGCTTACCCAAAATTTAAGAATGATTGTTCAATTTATTTTGCTACCaactgtatgtatgttctattagaacaactgAAGaaattaccatactgtatgtactataaTAGGGCAGGGTTCTGTCCACACTGgtcggcagtggttcaaagcAACCAGCAACTCTAAAAACCGACCAGCACTCTCTTAAATCCGACCAGTAATATATTACTCGTGTAgatgtaatatactctaatacaacacacagcgtatcagttcatgttaactttaggccaccacttAGAAATTCCTGGAGATAGTGCTAGATGACACATTATAGTACAACTGTGATGTATTATATTTGTATCATCCGATTTTGGTGTAATAATATTATCACAGTACCATGGCATTTAGCAGATCAAATACTAACTGCTTTCCTTGCCCTATACCATATAGCTTGTAATTTTCGAAAGgcttttattttcggatattttgaagaggcctttctcttcgaaaataaattcccacgtctggttgttctttgaaaataaattcccacaagtgaaagtaaCGATCTAATTTTTGGCGATTTTCTTGTGTATTCCTGgatcagtattgctgatgataatgggtaaactatatcattactgtgccaataaccagaaaacaggtgatccagaatgggaattgatgccgtttGCTCTAGAATTTATGGTGAACATTGCTAGCTACGATCGAACGTGATCAAGtcagtgaatttactccactcggggctccctcagtcttctctccagggcacagggatggggattattccatcagcaAGTCAGTTCTTGGCAAACATTCACCcgtcttcataatttgtgacacatatttctgtttatttgaaatccatccggacttcgaaatatgcactcttcaaaattaaaatccttcaaaattcagattttgcttgttgttcaaaattttctgtttcgaaaataacccactatacgGTAGTATCAGTGATATTGTTTTAATCTAGTACGTATTACCCACATCATATGATGTCACTGAACAAAGAAAGAAAATAggtggtacagtggaacctgtgttacggtcacctggattaagcggtcacctctacataacggccatggtcacaaggtcccaaatattttcccatacaaatgtatgcattgtggtctgcattaagcggtcacctgtctaacgcgtataacgacCAACCAACAAtttgcctatgaatcactgtatacataactttctccttcctatagcggtcgctaccttttatggtggcttgttaagccaatttcCTGGTACcacggcaccgtttcaattaatgcgcaattatcacacttcctgcctttcaatgaatactatataatctatcaggctttaTTGCTTAagcgtattcaatagctataaccaacattcatagactcaccttaccctttctgtactaaatatTCAGACTGTATTGCGGTTGGCgtgagcctcttaataataattactcatttataacggtcatagccactaaaatgctgctgaccaccttatgcaggttttctctataacagccacctgtatataaaggccagatatatctggtcccaaggtgaccgttataggcaggttccactgtactaggTTAAAAAATTGATGTAATACTCTAAAAGTACAGTCAGTTACTCTATTAGAGGATTCACACAATTGAAGCACGTATTAATTTGAATCGTCAACGATATGAAAACATTGTAACAATTAGTAATATCATGACATGACATACTGTGAAACAAATTTCTAGTCTGTCCAGCCTTAAACATACGTAAATGGATTGCATTATATGGATTACATTTATGGAATCTTACTTGTGAGCACtgcatgtgaaaattgtgtCAAGTGAtattgttccattagagtacgTACGTCTA
This region includes:
- the LOC136253510 gene encoding 3'-5' ssDNA/RNA exonuclease TatD-like isoform X2, whose product is MMGRKLKVALGKPKDQSKPDKWQKKPEKAGESAGVVMQSRPRRGIPQSELNKLQKLRDSLGKMKVSDDDGSGAVKKATAKTAINVSRLQMVDVGANLTNFRYRENVEQVISRALSSGVHKMIIASSTLEDAQQALILAETLPGVLYCTVGVHPHEAKQWTPESGVLLRSLLDHPQVVAVGECGLDYFRMLSSTNKQLEAFEDQIVIACQTKKPLFVHDRDSHSDLTDKLLSHKASLPPTLIHCFTGTRKEADFYIQRGFYIGITGFVSKPDKGAELRSILKDKVIPLDRLVIETDCPFMMPNIPKEGFQGMDFTDIKQGRNNEPCTLVLVADTIAKCYGVSLEEVVETTTRNAIQLFNL